The following coding sequences lie in one Candidatus Effluviviaceae Genus V sp. genomic window:
- a CDS encoding glycosyltransferase, which translates to MRGTDAAGGTRRCHLELLLLVGRTPPPVVSAVVPSYNGEAYLRECLRSIRSQTLDGLEIIVVDDGSSDSSRSIILDEAADDERIRFVEHDRNRGIAAARNTGISESRGEFVGFLDQDDVWLPSKLETQVSTLEEAGRGVEAVFSDVLMVDERGRTLGRCHHEYIPQDVNRMSREQRLRACFLHNFIPVIGLLVRRSCFDRIGLFDESIRGGMDDFELCLRLVGGADIMYIDRPLAAHRVHGGNYSQKTDRLLSDLPDVIGKAVEEFPALGPLVPRKRALLHYRLARFHRDSGRFRKAREELREAQRIDPTWSVPGLLAPLYAMGRAGSAILAVRRALRRLLVRP; encoded by the coding sequence GTGCGTGGAACCGACGCTGCCGGAGGAACGCGGCGCTGTCACTTGGAGCTTCTCTTGCTCGTCGGAAGAACACCCCCGCCGGTCGTATCCGCGGTCGTACCCTCGTACAACGGAGAGGCATATCTACGTGAGTGTCTGCGGAGCATTCGGAGTCAGACGCTTGATGGGCTCGAGATCATCGTTGTTGATGACGGGTCCAGCGATTCATCGCGGTCGATCATCCTCGATGAGGCCGCGGACGACGAGAGGATCAGGTTCGTCGAGCACGATAGGAACAGGGGCATTGCTGCGGCGCGGAACACGGGCATCAGCGAGAGCCGCGGTGAGTTCGTGGGCTTTCTCGACCAGGACGATGTCTGGCTTCCATCGAAGCTCGAGACCCAGGTCTCGACTCTTGAAGAAGCCGGGCGCGGAGTGGAGGCCGTCTTCTCTGACGTCCTGATGGTCGATGAGAGAGGAAGAACGCTGGGCCGGTGTCACCACGAGTACATTCCTCAAGACGTCAACCGCATGTCCAGGGAACAGCGACTCCGGGCCTGCTTTCTGCACAACTTCATCCCTGTGATCGGTCTCCTCGTGCGAAGGTCGTGCTTCGACCGCATCGGTCTTTTCGACGAGAGCATCAGGGGTGGCATGGACGACTTCGAGCTGTGCCTGAGACTCGTCGGTGGCGCTGACATCATGTATATCGACCGCCCGCTGGCGGCTCACAGAGTCCACGGTGGGAACTACTCGCAGAAGACTGACAGACTGCTCTCCGACCTTCCGGACGTGATCGGGAAGGCCGTCGAGGAGTTCCCTGCTCTGGGACCCCTGGTTCCGAGAAAGAGGGCACTCCTGCACTACAGGCTCGCCAGGTTCCACCGGGATTCCGGTCGGTTCCGTAAGGCGCGCGAAGAGCTGAGAGAGGCGCAGAGGATCGACCCCACATGGTCCGTGCCCGGGCTCCTCGCACCCCTCTACGCCATGGGGCGCGCAGGATCTGCGATCCTTGCAGTCCGCCGGGCACTCAGACGTCTCTTGGTGCGCCCATGA